A genome region from Drosophila simulans strain w501 chromosome 2R, Prin_Dsim_3.1, whole genome shotgun sequence includes the following:
- the LOC6734634 gene encoding uncharacterized protein LOC6734634 isoform X2 codes for MHGSEPTLDWGSGFGLHIAIYLALVFFFFCVLPLACYYIRVESQTLAKICQPRCRRQQMIPEHHRQRYGIEIERNVFNAQEDPSSNRYGDIFFIEPGSVEANRIRDQLEKDEKDLPSYDEVMRMCNLTTPTAAAAGMPVPQSPLGEPSPIGIAALPAPPYSETDPNSSSAGEATVIAMEPMEPSTSRAAQIPPSSGSGPPAPLPTTAV; via the exons ATGCACGGATCGGAGCCGACATTGGATTGGGGCAGCGGCTTCGGCCTGCACATAGCCATCTATTTGGCACTGGTGTTCTTCTTTTTCTGCGTTCTACCGCTGGCCTGCTACTACATCCGCGTAGAGAGCCAAACTCTGGCCAAGATCTGCCAGCCGCGATGTCGACGTCAGCAGATGATTCCAGAGCACCATCGTCAGCGATACGGCATTGAAATTG AACGAAATGTATTCAACGCCCAAGAGGATCCTTCATCGAACCGCTATGGCGACATATTCTTCATCGAGCCTGGCAGCGTGGAGGCCAACCGCATTCGCGATCAACTGGAAAAGGATGAGAAGGATCTGCCCAGCTACGACGAAGTGATGCGCATGTGCAACCTGACCACTCCCACAGCAGCGGCGGCTGGAATGCCTGTTCCCCAATCGCCTCTCGGCGAACCCAGTCCCATTGGAATCGCGGCACTGCCGGCGCCACCGTATTCGGAGACTGATCCAAATTCCTCGTCAGCCGGAGAGGCCACTGTCATCGCAATGGAACCGATGGAGCCATCCACCTCCCGCGCGGCACAGATTCCACCCAGCTCCGGATCTggtcctcctgctcctttgcCAACGACAGCGGTGTGA
- the LOC6734638 gene encoding uncharacterized protein LOC6734638 isoform X2, with amino-acid sequence MIDSDLMNTNSGLLCLPDDVLMIIFSYLDLKNQLKLKHFHFRFKNLMPYVWRAYNKSAHISLIEMQLSDKDLRFFLESTQQTLSTLRFKMNERSNFEILTSYRFPNLKDFRFSTHSFSLNDADVPRMLMTFPNLTTFSPHGKFTGKHFEELEFLENLTVSYCSKFKVANLIQILKTRKIKSLKLGIFDTDQISNTELPWNGIRNLEQLQCYHEEMTVWFLSKLERLTHLKKLFLCGYVSNGFLREMLIAAKRSTINMIEINQNISIFLETNGLNVAIKTLKVANFGMHAYQHLHINVNELYIQYSICVDESKFHSLIENLNTHEVLGLYRCTFGFKEFTFDAKKLGENRTTALNIYVELNTYLSSNRDAIPVTWKVKGEHRLFKLHMEHPKITFNSDPVSIYFD; translated from the exons ATGATAGATAGCGATCTTATG AATACCAACTCTGGCTTACTATGCCTGCCCGATGATGTTCTAATGATAATTTTTAGTTATCTCGACTTGAAGAATCAACTAAAACTGAAGCACTTTCATTTCCGGTTTAAAAACTTAATGCCGTACGTGTGGCGTGCTTATAACAAATCTGCACATATATCCTTGATTGAAATGCAGCTGAGCGACAAGGATTTGCGATTCTTCCTGGAAAGTACTCAACAAACCCTCAGTACCCTGCGGTTTAAAATGAATGAAAGATCTAACTTCGAAATACTTACCAGCTATAGATTTCCCAATCTGAaagattttcgattttcaacgCATTCGTTTTCCTTAAACGATGCGGACGTTCCACGAATGTTGATGACTTTTCCAAATCTGACAACTTTTAGCCCCCATGGAAAGTTTACTGGCAAACACTTTGAAGAATTGGAGTTCCTCGAGAACCTCACGGTCTCCTATTGTAGCAAATTCAAAGTCGCCAACTTGATACAGATCCTGAAAAcccgaaaaataaaatcccTGAAGCTGGGAATCTTTGATACTGACCAGATCTCGAATACAGAACTGCCCTGGAATGGGATTAGAAACCTAGAGCAGCTGCAGTGCTACCACGAGGAAATGACGGTGTGGTTCCTATCGAAACTGGAACGTTTAACTCACTTAAAGAAGCTATTTCTTTGTGGTTACGTTAGTAACGGATTTCTGAGAGAGATGCTTATAGCTGCAAAAAGAAGCACTATAAATATGATCGAGATAAACCAAAATATATCCATCTTTCTTGAAACTAACGGTTTAAATGTGGCTATTAAGACCCTGAAGGTGGCTAATTTTGGTATGCATGCGTATCAGCATCTTCACATTAATGTCAACGAATTGTATATACAATATTCGATTTGTGTGGACGAAAGTAAGTTTCATAGCCTAATAGAAAACCTAAACACACACGAGGTCCTGGGCTTATACCGCTGCACCTTCGGATTCAAGGAGTTCACATTCGATGCAAAGAAACTGGGGGAAAACCGTACTACAGCACTTAATATTTATGTGGAACTAAACACGTATCTCAGCTCTAATAGG GATGCCATCCCCGTGACCTGGAAAGTGAAAGGGGAACATAGGCTTTTCAAGCTGCACATGGAGCATCCAAAAATCACTTTTAACTCCGATCCAGTTTCAATTTACTTTGATTGA
- the LOC6734639 gene encoding zinc finger HIT domain-containing protein 3, whose translation MERCIICVDNLRKYKCSKCSAPYCSVACYKAHSESPQCATRVSEVKKTEVGYQEEPTLHVPFPTDDTVPADKLQQLENCQELRNLLHNPHLRSLLQQIDVAINAQSAMMAAMQEPLFVEFANACLQVVEPMTDAERTEFELYS comes from the exons ATGGAAAGATGCATTATTTGCGTGGATAACTTGAGAAAATACAAGTGCAGCAAATGCTCGGCACCCTA CTGCTCTGTGGCTTGTTATAAGGCACACAGTGAATCGCCCCAATGCGCGACAAGGGTGTCCGAGGTTAAAAAGACTGAAGTTGGCTACCAGGAGGAACCTACGCTTCATGTGCCCTTCCCCACCGACGACACAGTTCCCGCGGATAAGCTCCAGCAACTAG AGAACTGCCAGGAACTGCGTAATTTGCTCCACAATCCCCACCTGCGCTCTCTGCTCCAGCAGATTGATGTGGCCATCAATGCCCAGTCGGCCATGATGGCCGCCATGCAGGAGCCACTCTTCGTGGAGTTCGCCAATGCCTGTCTTCAAGTCGTCGAACCGATGACGGATGCGGAGCGCACTGAATTTGAGTTGTACTCCTGA
- the LOC6734638 gene encoding uncharacterized protein LOC6734638 isoform X1 yields the protein MLRPRSAANTNSGLLCLPDDVLMIIFSYLDLKNQLKLKHFHFRFKNLMPYVWRAYNKSAHISLIEMQLSDKDLRFFLESTQQTLSTLRFKMNERSNFEILTSYRFPNLKDFRFSTHSFSLNDADVPRMLMTFPNLTTFSPHGKFTGKHFEELEFLENLTVSYCSKFKVANLIQILKTRKIKSLKLGIFDTDQISNTELPWNGIRNLEQLQCYHEEMTVWFLSKLERLTHLKKLFLCGYVSNGFLREMLIAAKRSTINMIEINQNISIFLETNGLNVAIKTLKVANFGMHAYQHLHINVNELYIQYSICVDESKFHSLIENLNTHEVLGLYRCTFGFKEFTFDAKKLGENRTTALNIYVELNTYLSSNRDAIPVTWKVKGEHRLFKLHMEHPKITFNSDPVSIYFD from the exons ATGCTGCGACCACGTAGTGCTGCG AATACCAACTCTGGCTTACTATGCCTGCCCGATGATGTTCTAATGATAATTTTTAGTTATCTCGACTTGAAGAATCAACTAAAACTGAAGCACTTTCATTTCCGGTTTAAAAACTTAATGCCGTACGTGTGGCGTGCTTATAACAAATCTGCACATATATCCTTGATTGAAATGCAGCTGAGCGACAAGGATTTGCGATTCTTCCTGGAAAGTACTCAACAAACCCTCAGTACCCTGCGGTTTAAAATGAATGAAAGATCTAACTTCGAAATACTTACCAGCTATAGATTTCCCAATCTGAaagattttcgattttcaacgCATTCGTTTTCCTTAAACGATGCGGACGTTCCACGAATGTTGATGACTTTTCCAAATCTGACAACTTTTAGCCCCCATGGAAAGTTTACTGGCAAACACTTTGAAGAATTGGAGTTCCTCGAGAACCTCACGGTCTCCTATTGTAGCAAATTCAAAGTCGCCAACTTGATACAGATCCTGAAAAcccgaaaaataaaatcccTGAAGCTGGGAATCTTTGATACTGACCAGATCTCGAATACAGAACTGCCCTGGAATGGGATTAGAAACCTAGAGCAGCTGCAGTGCTACCACGAGGAAATGACGGTGTGGTTCCTATCGAAACTGGAACGTTTAACTCACTTAAAGAAGCTATTTCTTTGTGGTTACGTTAGTAACGGATTTCTGAGAGAGATGCTTATAGCTGCAAAAAGAAGCACTATAAATATGATCGAGATAAACCAAAATATATCCATCTTTCTTGAAACTAACGGTTTAAATGTGGCTATTAAGACCCTGAAGGTGGCTAATTTTGGTATGCATGCGTATCAGCATCTTCACATTAATGTCAACGAATTGTATATACAATATTCGATTTGTGTGGACGAAAGTAAGTTTCATAGCCTAATAGAAAACCTAAACACACACGAGGTCCTGGGCTTATACCGCTGCACCTTCGGATTCAAGGAGTTCACATTCGATGCAAAGAAACTGGGGGAAAACCGTACTACAGCACTTAATATTTATGTGGAACTAAACACGTATCTCAGCTCTAATAGG GATGCCATCCCCGTGACCTGGAAAGTGAAAGGGGAACATAGGCTTTTCAAGCTGCACATGGAGCATCCAAAAATCACTTTTAACTCCGATCCAGTTTCAATTTACTTTGATTGA
- the LOC6734634 gene encoding uncharacterized protein ZK1290.10 isoform X14 produces the protein MERNVFNAQEDPSSNRYGDIFFIEPGSVEANRIRDQLEKDEKDLPSYDEVMRMCNLTTPTAAAAGMPVPQSPLGEPSPIGIAALPAPPYSETDPNSSSAGEATVIAMEPMEPSTSRAAQIPPSSGSGPPAPLPTTAV, from the exons ATGG AACGAAATGTATTCAACGCCCAAGAGGATCCTTCATCGAACCGCTATGGCGACATATTCTTCATCGAGCCTGGCAGCGTGGAGGCCAACCGCATTCGCGATCAACTGGAAAAGGATGAGAAGGATCTGCCCAGCTACGACGAAGTGATGCGCATGTGCAACCTGACCACTCCCACAGCAGCGGCGGCTGGAATGCCTGTTCCCCAATCGCCTCTCGGCGAACCCAGTCCCATTGGAATCGCGGCACTGCCGGCGCCACCGTATTCGGAGACTGATCCAAATTCCTCGTCAGCCGGAGAGGCCACTGTCATCGCAATGGAACCGATGGAGCCATCCACCTCCCGCGCGGCACAGATTCCACCCAGCTCCGGATCTggtcctcctgctcctttgcCAACGACAGCGGTGTGA
- the LOC6734634 gene encoding branchpoint-bridging protein isoform X12: protein MALTAILGSVFSIFALALIWLTNRMYDSMVRNRRQREAERNVFNAQEDPSSNRYGDIFFIEPGSVEANRIRDQLEKDEKDLPSYDEVMRMCNLTTPTAAAAGMPVPQSPLGEPSPIGIAALPAPPYSETDPNSSSAGEATVIAMEPMEPSTSRAAQIPPSSGSGPPAPLPTTAV, encoded by the exons ATGGCGCTGACAGCTATTCTGGGCTctgtgttttccattttcgcgTTGGCCCTGATATGG CTGACCAACCGAATGTACGACTCAATGGTTCGAAATCGCCGCCAGAGAGAAGCTG AACGAAATGTATTCAACGCCCAAGAGGATCCTTCATCGAACCGCTATGGCGACATATTCTTCATCGAGCCTGGCAGCGTGGAGGCCAACCGCATTCGCGATCAACTGGAAAAGGATGAGAAGGATCTGCCCAGCTACGACGAAGTGATGCGCATGTGCAACCTGACCACTCCCACAGCAGCGGCGGCTGGAATGCCTGTTCCCCAATCGCCTCTCGGCGAACCCAGTCCCATTGGAATCGCGGCACTGCCGGCGCCACCGTATTCGGAGACTGATCCAAATTCCTCGTCAGCCGGAGAGGCCACTGTCATCGCAATGGAACCGATGGAGCCATCCACCTCCCGCGCGGCACAGATTCCACCCAGCTCCGGATCTggtcctcctgctcctttgcCAACGACAGCGGTGTGA
- the LOC6734636 gene encoding flotillin-1 isoform X2 yields MTWGFVTCGPNEALVVSGCCYMKPLLVPGGRAFVWPVGQQVQRISLNTMTLQVESPCVYTSQGVPISVTGIAQVKVQGQNEDMLLTACEQFLGKSEAEINHIALVTLEGHQRAIMGSMTVEEIYKDRKKFSKQVFEVASSDLANMGITVVSYTIKDLRDEEGYLRSLGMARTAEVKRDARIGEAEARAEAHIKEAIAEEQRMAARFLNDTDIAKAQRDFELKKAAYDVEVQTKKAEAEMAYELQAAKTKQRIKEEQMQVKVIERTQEIAVQEQEIMRRERELEATIRRPAEAEKFRMEKLAEANKQRVVMEAEAEAESIRIRGEAEAFAIAAKAKAEAEQMAMKAEAYREYREAAMVEMLLDTLPKVAAEVAAPLSQAKKITMVSSGTGDIGAAKLTGEVLSIVNKVPELVKNITGVDIARSVHAG; encoded by the exons ATGACTTGGGGATTTGTAACCTGCGGCCCCAACGAGGCTCTAGTTGTCTCTG GGTGCTGCTACATGAAGCCGCTTCTGGTGCCGGGAGGACGAGCATTCGTTTGGCCAGTGGGCCAGCAGGTTCAGCG AATTTCGTTGAACACGATGACCCTACAGGTAGAGAGTCCGTGCGTGTACACCAGTCAAGGAGTACCCATCTCGGTGACGGGCATTGCACAGGTTAAGGTCCAGGGTCAGAACGAGGACATGCTGCTGACCGCCTGTGAGCAGTTCTTGGGCAAATCAGAGGCAGAGATCAACCACATCGCCTTGGTCACCCTGGAGGGGCATCAGCGTGCCATCATGGGTTCGATGACCGTGGAGGAGATCTACAAGGACCGCAAGAAGTTCAGCAAGCAGGTGTTTGAGGTGGCCTCCAGCGATTTGGCTAACATGGGAATAACCGTGGTTTCCTACACCATCAAGGATTTGCGCGATGAGGAG GGCTACCTGAGGTCACTGGGTATGGCCCGCACGGCGGAGGTGAAGCGCGATGCCCGCATTGGCGAGGCTGAGGCCCGAGCGGAGGCCCACATTAAGGAGGCCATTGCCGAGGAGCAACGCATGGCTGCGCGGTTCCTCAACGATACCGATATTGCCAAGGCCCAGCGCGACTTTGAGCTGAAGAAGGCAGCATACGATGTGGAAGTGCAGACCAAAAAGGCCGAGGCCGAGATGGCCTACGAGCTGCAGGCGGCCAAGACCAAGCAGCGCATCAAGGAGGAGCAGATGCAGGTGAAGGTGATCGAGCGCACGCAGGAGATTGCCGTCCAGGAGCAGGAGATCATGCGCCGCGAGCGAGAGCTGGAGGCCACCATTCGCCGACCGGCCGAGGCAGAGAAGTTCCGCATGGAGAAATTGGCCGAGGCCAACAAGCAGCGCGTGGTCATGGAAGCCGAGGCGGAGGCTGAATCG ATAAGGATCCGTGGTGAGGCTGAGGCCTTTGCCATTGCGGCCAAGGCTAAAGCAGAGGCCGAGCAGATGGCCATGAAGGCAGAGGCCTATCGCGAGTACCGCGAGGCTGCCATGGTGGAGATGCTCCTGGACACACTGCCAAAG GTTGCCGCCGAGGTGGCTGCTCCACTGTCGCAGGCTAAGAAGATCACGATGGTGTCCAGCGGAACTGGCGATATCGGTGCTGCCAAGCTGACCGGCGAGGTTCTGTCGATCGTCAACAAAGTGCCAGAGCTGGTCAAGAACATAACCGGCGTGGACATTGCTCGG TCTGTGCATGCTGGCTAA
- the LOC6734637 gene encoding cyclin-dependent kinase 5 homolog — protein sequence MLKYDKMEKIGEGTYGTVFKGRNRDTMEIVALKRVRLDEDDEGVPSSALREICLLKELKHKNIVRLIDVLHSDKKLTLVFEHCDQDLKKYFDSLNGEIDMAVCRSFMLQLLRGLAFCHSHNVLHRDLKPQNLLINKNGELKLADFGLARAFGIPVKCYSAEVVTLWYRPPDVLFGAKLYTTSIDMWSAGCILAELADAGRPLFPGSDVLDQLMKIFRVLGTPNEDSWPGVSHLSDYVALPSFPAITSWSQLVPRLNSKGRDLLQKLLICRPNQRISAEAAMQHPYFTDSSSSGH from the exons ATGCTGAAGTACGATAAAATGGAGAAGATCGGGGAGGGCACCTACGGCACGGTGTTCAAGGGCCGCAACCGCGACACCATGGAAATAGTGGCCCTGAAACGGGTGCGActggacgaggacgacgagggTGTGCCGAGTTCTGCCCTCCGGGAGATCTGCCTGCTGAAG GAGCTGAAGCACAAAAACATTGTCCGCCTCATAGACGTCCTGCACTCGGACAAGAAACTTACCCTGGTCTTCGAGCACTGCGACCAGGACCTCAAGAAGTACTTTGACAGCCTCAACGGGGAGATCGACATGGCCGTCTGCAGGAGCTTTATGCTCCAACTGCTCCGCGGACTGGCCTTCTGCCACAG CCATAATGTCCTGCATCGCGATCTGAAACCACAGAACCTGCTGATCAACAAAAACGGCGAGCTAAAGCTGGCTGACTTTGGTCTGGCTAGAGCCTTTGGCATTCCCGTGAAGTGCTACTCCGCAGAAGTGGTGACCCTGTGGTACCGACCACCCGATGTACTGTTTGGAGCCAAGCTTTATACGACCAGCATAGACATGTGGTCGGCTGGATGCATTTTGGCCGAACTGGCGGACGCTGGACGACCGCTGTTTCCGGGCTCTGACGTGCTCGACCAGCTGATGAAGATCTTCCGTGTGCTGGGCACCCCCAACGAGGACTCCTGGCCAGGAGTTTCGCACCTCTCCGACTATGTGGCGCTTCCAT CTTTTCCGGCCATCACCTCGTGGAGTCAACTGGTCCCTAGGCTAAACTCCAAGGGACGCGACCTGCTGCAAAAGCTGCTCATCTGCCGGCCAAATCAGCGAATTAGCGCGGAGGCCGCGATGCAGCATCCTTACTTTACGGACAGCAGCTCTTCGGGACACTGA
- the LOC6734635 gene encoding solute carrier family 35 member F5 — MLGRTQRLLLGISILVLVDVVWVSSSELTKFLYNEANFDKPFFCTYFKTSMFSIYLLVIGILAPWKESCERQNGNYAMMEQNADDENYYSNQAVLGDPTYVPIRSPHLGAGAQANGTSNSISGTESDDSSVRSVRFSKMAEVREMSAHEATDALMARLSYAASLRIRRQKTHHKTAKTALLFCLLWFAANYFFQLALEMDEAAMITLVSSTSSFFIICLAAVFPSATGDKLTITKVIAVAMNIGGVVAITMNDLHDTKMTRGVLLALFSAFFYAAYLVFVKRKSDTEEKVDIPLFFGFVGLWNMLLLWPIFFILHFTKIETFELPSQGQFALLFLNGLVGTVLSEALWLWGCFLTSSLIGTLAMSLQIPLAILFDVLLKNKPYSPMFYMGSIPIFVALVFVSLLMRNDDSDPLMKLFRIVYRKVCRCHKPSIVRVNDDEQQESLISNSD; from the exons ATGCTAGGTCGCACACAACGACTTCTGTTGGGCATATCAATACTGGTACTAGTCGATGTGGTTTGGGTCTCCTCCAGTGAGCTGACAAAG TTCCTGTACAATGAGGCCAACTTTGACAAGCCCTTTTTCTGCACATACTTTAAAACATCTATGTTCAGCATTTACCTGCTAGTCATCGGTATCCTGGCTCCTTGGAAGGAGTCATGCGAGCGACAGAATGGAAACTATGCT ATGATGGAGCAGAATGCAGACGACGAGAATTATTACTCTAATCAGGCTGTTTTG GGAGACCCCACCTATGTGCCCATCAGATCGCCCCACTTAGGAGCCGGAGCCCAAGCCAATGGCACCTCTAACTCAATATCGGGCACCGAAAGCGATGATTCCAGTGTGAGGAGTGTACGCTTCAGCAAGATGGCCGAGGTCAGAGAGATGTCTGCCCACGAAGCCACCGATGCCTTGATGGCCAGGCTTTCGTATGCCGCCAGCTTGAGAATTAGGCGCCAAAAGACCCACCACAAAACGGCAAAGACGGCGCTACTCTTTTGTCTGCTCTGGTTTGCGGCCAATTACTTCTTTCAGCTGGCCCTGGAAATGGACGAGGCGGCCATGATAACACTGGTTAGCTCAACATCGTCATTCTTCATTATCTGCCTGGCAGCCGTTTTTCCCTCGGCAACAGGTGACAAGCTGACCATCACCAAGGTGATTGCGGTGGCCATGAACATTGGCGGTGTGGTGGCCATCACCATGAACGACCTACACGATACCAAGATGACCAGAGGCGTCCTTTTGGCCCTATTCAGCGCTTTCTTCTATGCCGCCTATCTGGTCTTCGTGAAGCGAAAAAGCGATACGGAGGAGAAGGTCGATATACCATTGTTTTTCG GTTTTGTCGGTCTATGGAATATGTTGCTTTTATGGCCAATATTCTTTATTCTCCACTTCACCAAAATAGAAACCTTTGAGCTGCCCAGTCAAGGGCAGTTTGCCCTTCTGTTTCTGAATGGCTTAGTTGGCACTGTGCTGTCGGAGGCCCTTTGGCTGTGGGGCTGCTTTTTGACATCCTCACTGATTGGCACGCTGGCCATGTCGCTACAGATTCCGCTGGCCATCCTGTTCGATGTCCTGCTCAAGAACAAACCGTATTCGCCGATGTTCTACATGGGCTCGATACCCATCTTTGTGGCCCTGGTGTTCGTTTCGCTATTGATGCGAAACGACGATTCCGACCCCCTGATGAAGCTCTTTAGGATTGTGTATAGAAAAGTCTGCCGGTGCCATAAGCCAAGCATTGTTAG GGTCAACGATGACGAACAACAGGAGTCGCTGATAAGCAACAGCGATTAA
- the LOC6734636 gene encoding flotillin-1 isoform X1: protein MTWGFVTCGPNEALVVSGCCYMKPLLVPGGRAFVWPVGQQVQRISLNTMTLQVESPCVYTSQGVPISVTGIAQVKVQGQNEDMLLTACEQFLGKSEAEINHIALVTLEGHQRAIMGSMTVEEIYKDRKKFSKQVFEVASSDLANMGITVVSYTIKDLRDEEGDSKGYLRSLGMARTAEVKRDARIGEAEARAEAHIKEAIAEEQRMAARFLNDTDIAKAQRDFELKKAAYDVEVQTKKAEAEMAYELQAAKTKQRIKEEQMQVKVIERTQEIAVQEQEIMRRERELEATIRRPAEAEKFRMEKLAEANKQRVVMEAEAEAESIRIRGEAEAFAIAAKAKAEAEQMAMKAEAYREYREAAMVEMLLDTLPKVAAEVAAPLSQAKKITMVSSGTGDIGAAKLTGEVLSIVNKVPELVKNITGVDIARSVHAG from the exons ATGACTTGGGGATTTGTAACCTGCGGCCCCAACGAGGCTCTAGTTGTCTCTG GGTGCTGCTACATGAAGCCGCTTCTGGTGCCGGGAGGACGAGCATTCGTTTGGCCAGTGGGCCAGCAGGTTCAGCG AATTTCGTTGAACACGATGACCCTACAGGTAGAGAGTCCGTGCGTGTACACCAGTCAAGGAGTACCCATCTCGGTGACGGGCATTGCACAGGTTAAGGTCCAGGGTCAGAACGAGGACATGCTGCTGACCGCCTGTGAGCAGTTCTTGGGCAAATCAGAGGCAGAGATCAACCACATCGCCTTGGTCACCCTGGAGGGGCATCAGCGTGCCATCATGGGTTCGATGACCGTGGAGGAGATCTACAAGGACCGCAAGAAGTTCAGCAAGCAGGTGTTTGAGGTGGCCTCCAGCGATTTGGCTAACATGGGAATAACCGTGGTTTCCTACACCATCAAGGATTTGCGCGATGAGGAG GGCGACTCAAAG GGCTACCTGAGGTCACTGGGTATGGCCCGCACGGCGGAGGTGAAGCGCGATGCCCGCATTGGCGAGGCTGAGGCCCGAGCGGAGGCCCACATTAAGGAGGCCATTGCCGAGGAGCAACGCATGGCTGCGCGGTTCCTCAACGATACCGATATTGCCAAGGCCCAGCGCGACTTTGAGCTGAAGAAGGCAGCATACGATGTGGAAGTGCAGACCAAAAAGGCCGAGGCCGAGATGGCCTACGAGCTGCAGGCGGCCAAGACCAAGCAGCGCATCAAGGAGGAGCAGATGCAGGTGAAGGTGATCGAGCGCACGCAGGAGATTGCCGTCCAGGAGCAGGAGATCATGCGCCGCGAGCGAGAGCTGGAGGCCACCATTCGCCGACCGGCCGAGGCAGAGAAGTTCCGCATGGAGAAATTGGCCGAGGCCAACAAGCAGCGCGTGGTCATGGAAGCCGAGGCGGAGGCTGAATCG ATAAGGATCCGTGGTGAGGCTGAGGCCTTTGCCATTGCGGCCAAGGCTAAAGCAGAGGCCGAGCAGATGGCCATGAAGGCAGAGGCCTATCGCGAGTACCGCGAGGCTGCCATGGTGGAGATGCTCCTGGACACACTGCCAAAG GTTGCCGCCGAGGTGGCTGCTCCACTGTCGCAGGCTAAGAAGATCACGATGGTGTCCAGCGGAACTGGCGATATCGGTGCTGCCAAGCTGACCGGCGAGGTTCTGTCGATCGTCAACAAAGTGCCAGAGCTGGTCAAGAACATAACCGGCGTGGACATTGCTCGG TCTGTGCATGCTGGCTAA